In Drosophila ananassae strain 14024-0371.13 chromosome 3R, ASM1763931v2, whole genome shotgun sequence, the DNA window aattgccaaaaaaatatgcCAAAAAACAGAAAGACCCGAAAGCCAAAGGGGGAGAGAGGTAGCTACTTGAAAGCAATTATTCTCTTCGTTTATGAGTAATTAAAACGAAACGAGTGCGGGCCAAGGATTGgcaaaatatcaaaaatggccAGCATAGGTGTAGGAGGAGGGAGCAGGGGCGGGGGCTATAAACAAGTGTCCGGACCAGATActcgtatgtgtgtgtgtgtgtgtgtgtgtgccctGGTACTTTGCATAGATTGTCCACTTTAGATTAAGCCATGAATAATTTATGTGCGTCTCTTATGATTTTAATTGTTTGCAATGGCAGCTTAACAACTCCACCAACCCTCCTTGCCAGCCCACTCCCCTCCGGCCACCCCCCCCACCTCTACTCCTTTCAAACAAAAACGTAAAACCCAAGAAGGGGTCAGGAGCAGAAGGAGAGGAAGCCGGCGAAAGCAGAGGCAAAAACAAAGTAGCGCCCCAAAAGCAAATGCAAAACAATACAAATTCATCTACAAGCCGGACTCCTCCAGACCGGACTTCTCCGGTCCCCGGCCGTCTGTGTCtgtgagtatctgtgtgtgagTAACTGGGCTCCCCCCGGTGCCGGCCACTTGGCATTGGTCTGCTTATGTTTCAGCCTTCTTCCCAGGCTGCTTCATTCATTCACTCGTGGAAGTCCCTTCCACAACTACACAGGCATTTGCATTTCCCGGCAACACTCACACAGATACTGTTcagtgcgagtgtgtgtggcgCTTAACCCCCCGCGTCGTCTGGCAGCGTTCCATTTCGCTTCTCTCtcaaaaattatatgaaaattaTACCAATTCaactcataaaattttttcagcTTAATAAATTTGCAGACATTTTGTAAGGGAGAGCACGACCGGACCGGGCCGGGCCCATTGGCCAACAGAGACAGACCCTCCTCATGCAAAATGGTCAACTGAAGAGACTACTCCGCTTTTTCCCAGTCCCTAAAGAGGAACACTTGGGGGTTAACTTATCCGGACTTACCTTCCCAGTGAAGCTCATAAATTAAAGTcaatttccacttttttttgcCGCTTCGAgggttttttatttactttgtgTTTTTAGGTTGGAGTTCTGGTCTAAAATATAAGTGATACATGGAACTTCCAGGAGAGCTGTCAGAAATGGCACAAGATACTCAATTATGTGATATCCGTCCATGGACTGACAATCATTTCTGTTCGGATCGACGCTTGAAACAACAGACTTCAATCAAGATCTCACATCCCCATTTCCATGTCCAAAGTGTCTGTTTACGTTGGGCAGCGGGTTCATTCATTCGATGGCTTCCAAAACAGAGCACTCCGGATACACTCTGTAGAGATAGAGATACCGGACTAGTATGTGCGTTCGCCATCAATCAATCAGGCGAATTGCAATGAATTTTGATCAATATCCGCTGCAGAGGGAAACACCCTATATATAGTCCGGCATAATTCACGATTTGGGCGAATGATTGACGAACTTCGGGGCCAAAGATTTAGAGTTCCTTGGGTGGGAGAGTCGGcagctgggagctgggagaCCACCTGCTGACAGGAAACTTTGGCTATTCGGAATCTTCTTTCGGCTTTTTCGACTCTCCTCGAGTGGAGTGACAAAGGAAATGAAGGCTTGAAACTTTTCCAACCGGGTGGATGGGTGTAGTGGGTGGGTGGCTGGCACCGCAGACTTGTGGAACTTCTTGGAGCGCCTGGCAATTGCGGAAGTTTTATGTTTTTGGCTGTGCGTAAATCGCTCAAGAAAATCAGCTCAAGTGGAATAAGTTGTGGCCCGGTTTCGGTTAACACCTTCTTCGTCCAGGCTCCGTCTTAGGCTCCGTCAGTCTCCTTCCTCCCTTGCCCTCTCCCCGCATTAGGAAAATTGATTTCGGATGAGCCCAACCCCATTGATAGGAATAGTGATGGTCGATGGTCGAGAGGtcggagtgtgtgtgtgtgtgtgcgccaCGCACTCGTgcttcagatacagatactgtaTCCAGACTCGCCGTGGCACAGTGTTTACCTTTGCCAATAAATTCACTTAATTGCCGGGAAATAATCATAAAGCAATCGCCCGTAATGCGGATGGTGTACAAGCCTTATTTTCGGGACGGAGCGGGCCGGAGGGGAGCGGATATTTGTGGGCCTGTTGAAAGTGTAACTCAGAAATGGTTTGGAATTATGTTGAAATCGATTTATTCTGGAAATTTATGTGCCGCATACAAATCGAACACTTTAGTTGGGATTTCGAAACAGCCCTCCTCGCAGTTGGCCATTCTCGATCAGATCGTATTCAAGTGTTCAAGAAAATGTACTCCAATATATTGAAAAGTTAATTTAAATCCAAAATGCCGGCAGATAGTCCAAAGTTTTGGAACAGTTGGATGTTTTTGAGTTTGCGTCTTGGGGTGTTCCTCGCAGGACGAAGATACTTCCCGATGGCGCGATCAAATACCCGACTGTCCCAGGACTTTCCCAGCTTCTCTAAATTTTCGACACAACACTTGTATGAGTTGTGCTTCAAGGACTCCCGAAGGTCGAACTAGAAAGCCAGAGGATGGGTGTGTTCCGGAGTGGGATCGCCCCTAAAGATCGGGCGAGACTGGCAGGTCGATGATAGTTATATAAAGTAAATATTGGCCAAAGAGCGATAAATTAGCCGGGGACGGGAATTATTCGACGGGTTCGGGTTCTGGGCACAAATTCAATGAGCCGGCTAGCCGGAAAGTTATGCTGAGTGATTCGGAGtaataaatcaataaattacCCACTCTCGCGACTCTCTCATGCAAAACTCTATTGGGTTCAGAGGAGTCCACGCCAACTCCGAAATGCCCAAGAATCCGATGCCGTGATCCGAGAGGCGTGATTTCCAGCCCAGAGGCTACCATTAAGTTATACGCCGCTAATTTATTCGACGTCTAAAATTGCGACACGCCGCTATtcatatattcaaaaatttatcATAAAGTCTGACCGGCTGCTCCTTACGTGACGAGATCTGGTCATATGCATAGATCATGGCAAATTCCACTGAACGACTTACGACTTACGAAAGGTGCTTCGAAAGTGTCCTGTTGCCTCCAGTCCAGAAGTAGCCTTCGACAATTGTGTTTCCATTCAATCCGTTCATACTCCCGTGTCATCTGAAAGTATCTCAGTTTATCAATAATTTCATAACCGATAGTCATAAGTTTCTAGAAAATctccaaaacaaaacaaaaagtattCCTAAGcgttgttttaatttttttttaaataattttaaagtcATGTAAGTTCTTACTCCGTAGAAGTATTTTTCACAGTGTTCCTGTCCAGAAAATGTGCGTAAATTACAAGATCTCCCGTATCTTCTaccctcttttttttattttttttttctaacaaTACAGGGTGCGGTCCATGAGCAGATTTCAGTGAGCGTTGTGATCAGGAGGAGATCGGGAGGATAATGTGTTCAATATTTCGCAACCGCATCAATTACCGCGGAACAGGCGCCACCAGGAGCGGCAGTGGAGAGCGGGACAGGGACAGGGAACGAGAGCGAGACAGGGACAGGGATCGGGATCGAGACAGGGGGAGAGAGACGCTGCTGGCCAAGGAGCTGGATGCGGACAGTAACAACAATGGCACTGAGCCGGCACTGGAAATGGACACGGTTCCCGATTCGGAAATGGCCGacgagcaggagcaggagcaggggcAGGAGTTGGTGCAAAATCAGGACCAGGATCAGGATCAAGAGCTGGATAACAGTAACGAGGCCCTGGACCTGTCGGTGATATCTTCGGGCGGGAGAGGGGGCGCACTTCCGGGCAGCGGTCACGTCTCCCTGGAGGCCCTACAACATACCAAAGTGGCGGTGGCCCAGTTCGCGGCCTCCGCTTTGGCGGCCGGATCTGTTGGCGGGTCCGGTTCCCAGTCACAGGCCGACCTGGCCATGGTGCAGTCCACCATCTTCAATGTGCAGCGGCAGCATCTGATGCAGCTGCAGCTCATCCAGCATCTGCAGAGTCAATTGAAACGAGCGGAGGCCGCCGCCCTGGGCAGGAGGCAGTCCCAGAGCGACGAGGAGGACGATCATCCGGATGATCAGGAGCCCAAGAAGCAGCCCCTGAACGGGTTGAAGGTCAAAGAGGAGGAGGCTGAAACGGAGATGGAGATGGGGGAGCTCGAGTCGGAGGAGAACTCCAAAAAGGAGGAGAAGCGCGAGCGAGAGGTGGAGCCGCAGGAGAGTTCAAAGACTGACAAGGAGGAGAGCAAGTCAAAGGAGCAGGGGGAGCAGGCGGCGGGCTCGGACTACCACCAGCCGCTGATGTGCGACATTAGCTCCAGCCTGGCCTCGAGCATCATCACCAACCACGACCCTCCGCCGGCGCCCAACGAGCCCAACTGCCTGGAGATGCTGCAGCGGCGCACGGAGGAGGTGCTGGACTCCGCCTCCCAGAGCCTCCACGCTGCCCAGCTGCAGGAGGAGTACTCGGAGTACGCCTCCAAGGAGGCCCAGAGCCGGGGCGAGATCTTCAAGCACCGTTGCAAGTACTGTGGCAAGATCTTCGGCAGCTACTCGGCTCTGCAGATTCACCTGCGATCCCACACCGGCGAGCGTCCCTTCCACTGCAACGTCTGCGGCAGCAAGTTCACCACCAAAGGCAATCTCAAGGTGCACTATCAGCGGCACACCCAGATCTTCCCGCccatgctgctgccgccgggagtgggcgtggcagctCCTAGCCAGGGCGAACAGTTCCCGGTACGTCTGCCCTTTGCTCCTCCAGGGCCCCTGGCGCCTCAGGAGCAACAGGGTCAGCAGGATCACCAGGGCCACCAGCAAGAGGTGCCAGAGGAGATGCGGGCAGGAGGAGGGCAGGTGGAGCAGGCTCTGCCGCAGGCGGAGGATCTCAGCAGGCCCGTTAGGGAGCGGGAGAGGGAAAGGGAGAGAGAACGTGAGCGGGAGCGGGAGAAGCCCAAAGAGCCGGAGAAAATTTCGCGTAGCTCTCCGGAGATAACCCCGGAGATCAAGCAACCGCCACCCGAAATCCCAAAGCCCGAAAAGGACACCTCCAAAGGACACCCATCACGGCGAAATGGTTCCGTTCGAAAGAGGCAGGCCAGCAGTGCCGCCGGAAGTCCTTCGCAGGACGAAAGGGATCGTGAACTGGCCGAGCAGCTGCAGATTGCCAAGCTGGTGAGACgctcctcgtcctcctcctcgacCAGTCGCGACCAGCAGCCGGCGGCGGAGTACTCCCTGGCCCAAATGGAGCGCATCATCGACAAGTCCTGGGAGGACCTCATCGAGATCGACAAGACCTCGGAGACGTCGAAGCTCCAGCAGCTGGTGGACAACATTGAGAACAAGCTGACGGACCCGAATCAGTGCATCTTCTGTCAGAAGGTCATGTCCTGTCGCAGCTCCTTGCAGATGCACATAAGGACTCACACGGGGGAGCGTCCCTTCCGCTGCAAGATCTGTGGCCGGGCGTTCGCCACTAAGGGCAACCTGAAGGCCCACATGAGCATCCACAAGATCAAGCCGCCGATGCGGAGCCAGTTCAAGTGCCCGGTGTGCCACCAGAAGTTCTCCAACGGAATTATCCTGCAGCAGCACATCCGCATCCACACGATGGACGACGGCAGTGGCGGCCAGGGGGCACCGCCTCCTCCGTCCAACGTCGGCGAGGCCGAGCGCCTGGGCATCGAGGACCAGAACTCGAACAAGTCGCTAGGCACCTCCGACACCTTAGACTTCTCCACCACCATCTCGGATCACTCGGGCCAGCGGTCGGAGTCCTCGCAGGGCGGCGACTTTGACGAATTCATGACCATGGACAGCACCGACGACTCCAGGGACAACTCCAGTGCCGCCACGGCCACCCCACATCCGGGGGACAGGAGGTcgggcggaggaggaggcccTCCCCATGATGGCTCCGACGAGAGGTCGCGCTCAAATCCGGACCTCGGAGGAGGACGAAGCGAGAGTGGAGAACTGCCCGCCATGGATCTCTCGTCGCCGTCGTCGGCGTCGGGAAGAATTTTCGGATCTGGTCTGTCAAATGGAGGAGGAGGTCCTGGTGTGCCCGGAGCAGGTGCAGGCCTGCCCATGCTGGGTATGCCCATGCCACCGAATCTTCTTCTTATGGCCGCCGCCCGGGAGGAGATGCATGCCCTGGGCCAGGCCCACGCCAAGTTTCCGCTGCTGCCCTTCGGACCTCTAGGATTTATGGGTGAGTTTCtggaatttatttaaaaaccattCAAGACCAAAAACTAGATGCTCTGTTCTCTGTACAAGTTCTAGTATCTTTTCTGCTTTGTCAAGTGCAAGAGATATATATAAACTGTACACAGATACACCCGTATATATCCCATATATATCCGCCAGTTGTCTGAATCCACTTTGCGTTCGAGATGACAAAGCCTCTTTGTCTGCCACCTTTGACCCCGTCGCCGTTTGCCAAGTTTGCGATAAATCTGCGATCTGAGCTGGTGAGCGCAACATAACTCAATTGGACCGAGACAAAGCATCCGCCGAGCACTCGGAGTACTCCATGTCCGAGTCCCTTGCTCCGATATGCTCCGAATTCcgcaatttatttataaaatcatTGGCGCATTCCCGACGCGAAGCGATCGAGCAGCGATCTGTCGCCTCATTATGTCACAACCTCTTCCCGGGGATGGATATTTATTATACCATATCTCGCTCCCAGCTACCAGCTCCCAGCCAGATCTCAGACAGCACGTGGCGGAAATTATACCAGCGAGTATGCTGGTGCCTCTGGTACTCCTCCCCCACTGACCCCAACTCTTTGTCTCGTTCAGGTCTGCACCCGCCCCCCAATGTGTGCAACCTCTGCTTCAAGATGCTGCCCAGCCTGGCCGCCTTGGAGAGTCATCTGCAGAGCGAACATGCCAAAGAAACGGCGCCAGGGCATGGTCATGGCCACGCCCCCGCCTCcacagtagcagcagcagccgccgcTGCAGCCGCCCTACGCCCAGATGCCAGTGAAGCAGGATCGCCCTACGGAGCCAAGGTgagtttttataaaaatccTTTAAGTTCCTTAAAGTTCCTCTTAAAGTCTATAGTTCTATTGCTAATCACTTGAATGCCGCTTTATGAAGTAACATTCCGGTGGCCCAAATACGGCAGCACTTACACCACAACCACATATCCTAATCCCACCTCCCAATCCAGTTCCCGGGCCGAGAACTTATGCCATTCTGCCATATGGAGTCTCCAGTCCGGACCTGCCTTGGTCAtgattaattaaaatgttcacGGGTCCGGACCGTTCCCGAGGGCTGTCTTGATTTGGCCAAATATGGTGGGTTGGTGGGTCTCGGCCCGTTTAGTCCGCGACCATACAAATTATGAGCACATTATTAATTGCTCCGGGAGCCGGGCTCTCCTTATTATGAAGAAATTGTGGCCAACTTGCATAGTTCTGCCTTAATTGTTTGGCGTTCCGCTTTGCGCCCCTTATGGGGCGGTGGCAGGCCGAGGGTTTGGAGCTTTAAGTGCCCGGGACTTCAATGCCCCAACAATgccaattatttattaaagtgCTTTCCCCACTGCGCTTTCTGGCTGCTGGCAGCTCATGATTTGGATACAAATTGCGagtattaatatttatttcggGGCCGGCATTGTCTCTATGACTAATGACATCGTTCATTATGGCTCGCATTCTTGGAGTATTTCCAAACTCTAGTACACAGCCTCTAGTACGCAGTGAGATTAATTAGAATGGTTAAATATAAAACCGAAAGTGTCCATTAGTTTGGGTTTAGTTCTTGCGATGGCAGTGCAAGTGTCATAATACTTTCACTCGGTAATCAGCGGGTGCTCCCTTGGCTATACACACTCCCTACATGGTCGCCCCATCGGCGGAGGAGCAGCCACGTTCCGTTGCGCTCGATTAGCACATTGTTGATGATCTAAACCAGACGAGAATAGGGCAAGGGATCGGCATCATCTTTAGGGCTCGAAATTTCTAAATGATTCAAAAATCTTAAGTAATTACGAGAATGCATTATGATGATGCGAAATTTACGACTCCGTCTGGCAAGTCTGGCGAAACTGGCAGATCCGGCGGGTTCCTATTCCTCCTCTGGATACCCATgggatagatagatagatgtAGTCCCTGTGCCGGATCGGTGGCGGTCTGTGCAATGCATTCATTGCAAATAAATTATGCTACGCTTTatgcaaaattatttaatcttTTGTTCGTCGCGTCTGCCGCGGGACACTTGGTGGCATGTAGATTCTGTCGCCCCCTGGGCCGCCCTTGCCCCTTTGGCGAACAATTGTTTTGCCATAAAAATATGAGAGCCGCCGCGGCATCGTCTGCCCGAGATAATTAGTTGGCATTATTACACGCGATGGCATagaaaaattgcaaattatGTTTTTGGCGAAAATGAAGAGCAGCCGGGAGGCGTGAGTCTGCCGCGGCGGAGGGTGGTGGGCAGGAGGTGGTGCTGGCTGGGGGATTAACGGCACATTTAACTGAAAATGCGCAGAAATTAGCGCCCGAGCCAGAAAGTACCGCGCCCTATAACTTTGTATCTCTCAACGCATTTCAGCTCACTCTCAATCCCAATCTGTTCGCAAAGAAGTCTTCGGGTGACAAGCAGCCGCAGCCGGAGTCGAGCGGCTCGGATGGGGGGGCTCCGTCCATCAAAGAGGAGCCCGATCAGGAGCAGAACGTCCGCGAGGAGGGTGCCTCTCCGGCGGAGGGCTCTGGAGTCGGTGCCGGTGGAGGCACCGCCAACTATCCCCAGGACGCGGTCGACGCCGAGCAGAGTCTGATGAAGATGCAGCTTCGTAAGTGATTGATCTTCTCCAACTCCATTCGAGTTTCCCCATCATATTCCTCTCATTAGATGCCCATCGCTTCCCGGCCAGTCCGCTCGACTTCCAGCAGGCTCTCATGTCTGCCGGACCGCCGAGCTCCAGCCTGGATCCGCCGGTGAACAACAAGCACTTCTGCCACGTCTGCCGCAGGAACTTCAGCTCCAGCTCTGCCCTCCAGATCCACATGCGCACCCACACGGGCGACAAGCCCTTCCAGTGCAATGTCTGCCAGAAGGCCTTCACCACCAAGGGGAATCTGAAGGTGCCTGCCAGTCTGGAACTATCTTTTCTAGTCGCTTTTTCTGACCAGGGTCCTCCCATTTGCTATGCTTTCGTTATTTTCTTTAGGTGCACATGGGCACCCACATGTGGACGAATCCCACTTCGCGACGCGGACGTCGGATGTCCTTGGAGTTGCCCATGCGTCCCGGGCCGAACTCGGGAGCCGGTCATCCTGGATCCACCGCCGAGCAGGAGTTCATGCAGCGACGGCCAGAGCTCTTCTTCCCCTACCTGCCACCCTTTTTTAACGGATTGCCGCCAAAGGTGAGTTTCAGAACTGAAAGAATAGCGAGTATTTAATtagtttaattattaataatatctCAACCTAATTTCATCTCATATTCTCACTACTTCTCCAAAATGTAtggtttcaattatttttcagCCTGGGGAACTGAGTCCTGGCGCCTTTCCCAGCATTCCCCCTCCGCCTTTCGCCAATGGCGGCAAGTATCCATATCCGCCCGGACTTCTGGGCTTTCCGGGATTCCTGGGACAGCATCCCTACGCAATGgagaggaggagcagcagcaagtCACCCACCCCAGAGCCGGTGCAGAGTCCATCCTTGCGGGAGGACGAGGCGGCAGGTGGGAACATTTGGCATCCGCTTAGCCGGATCAAGGTGGAGAGCAATCAAAACGAGGTAATGGGCCACGAATTGGAGGAGCCTGTTCCGGACCAGGCGGAGACGGAGGCAGGAGCTGTTGGTGGCGGGGATACCGAGGAAACCGATGACAACTAAGTTGATATACTTGACCGGGGAATACCGATGGTTTTTGTGGAGTACATATCTTGAGCATACCCTACTCTAAGCTTCAAAGTAGCACCGACACAAACACCCATTCCTACACACACCACCCGCTCACACCACCCACACACCACCAACACACACCCCTACATATACGAATATATCCTTTGtgtctatacatatatatagtaaAGTTAAATGATAGCGATCTTCAAGGCATTTAAATGCATTAAGTTTAGCCGATaagttgtaaaaaaaaatagcggATTGAGAAAGAGAGAAAGTGGAGCGGGAATGGCTTTCTCCCGAGCGGATCAGGCAGGCTGCAAGGTCGGAACTTGACTAATTTTATGGCTATATAATAACTATACATAACTGATAAATTACTTAATGTAAACTGTGGTagttgcatataaaaaattgaaatcgaaAGTCGACGAAACTGATCAAAATAGAGTTTTGAGCCCAGAGTTTTTGTTTCACGTTTCCGGGAAGTGGATGGGATTCCATTTGGAAATATCGTACTCACGATGGGTTCAATAAATTCATGCAAATTGGCAGCTTTGGTAAGTGGCAGGAGTCTGCATCGGCATTTGTGTCTGCCCCGGCCCAAGAACCAGCCTCAGCCCCGGCTTCGATCGTCGTGCCACATGCCACGCGCAGCCCATTCATCATCCCGTGCCACTCCCCATCAAAATGCCCCAACAGATGTTGTTCTTTTCTTTGGGCTTTCTCGATACACTTGCCCAGAGAACCAGAAGAATGTGTAAGTAGTCTCCTCGTAGTCGCaaacttttaattattccCTTGTCATTTGGGGCTGCCGCAGTGctacaaataataatttgtagACCGCAACAACTTGATGTCGCCGCGAATAATAAATGTTTCGCCGAATATGACAGGCGATGTCTGCCAAAAATAATAGAGACAATGGATGCCACTAAATGGGGCAAGTGTCTGGTAATCTGCtatgaaatattttcattaacaTTTATAAATTCAAAGTGCGCAGTGTCTATGTCTATGGTTATGCCTATGGCATCTCAATTCAATGCCCGAGATTTATAGCGAATTAATCACTTTGAAAACTTCCCATAAAGAACTTTTCCGTCCTCAGAGCCATAAACACCAGAAACTATTTGCAACACCGAATGTCGCACTGCCGGCAAttgcattttccattttccacaATGTTGCACTTTTCCCGAGAAATTTAGCTCATTTCATGGCCTCACATATTTCATATGCAGCCGTTAAGTGTCCCTGGCAGAGGAGAGCTATTAACAGCCGCACGGGTGGAGCCATTAGGACCGAAGTCCGACCCGGAGTGCCAGCACGGCCGGGCTAACGAATCCGGCCTCCTGCGTCGAAATGAGCGATGAGAAATTATGCCATGTCTGGTCTGAAAATTTCAAGATCACGCCGGTGCGCAGACATCAGTTTCATGATCATAATCATAAGCAGCCGTCGGGCAACTTAATAACCCCATTTCTCTGGCCCTCGCAGCCTACCCAGCTCCCCCAGGACCCTGTCTATACAaatatatgtgtgtgtctttggtggctgcattatatttattttgcgtGCAATTTGTTTGATCTGCTCGCGTAATTAACTCTGTCTGCATGCAGCCCACCATCCGAAAACGGTCTATGAATAATAACCCAGGCCCGACCTGTGCATAAAGAATCATTTTTTGGCTGGGAGTGGGAAATTATGAGAAGTCGCGGATGGCATTTGTTTGATGGCCACCGAAGGAGCTTGGCGGGCATACCGTGGCCTCCTTTGAAGTGTGTCTAATTGGGCGCCAGTTTAGGGAGCTTCAGGTTTCCCGATGGTATAGGAGTTGCTTGTGGTTTTTAATCCGAAACTCCAAGAAAGTACATCTAATTGCACAGCTCCGTTACTTGCACTGCCATTGACACTGCAATTTTTATTGatatgaaaatgaaaacgGCAATGGCTTTCGGCAATTGCAGCGTCCGCCGGCGAACAAGCGGCCATCGTGTAGCGCGTTTTATGGCACCCACAAATTCCGTGCTAATTGTTGCACTGCGAGTCCCGAACTGGTTTCTTGCCCCGGTGCCCGGTGTCGAGACCTTGCCGAGTAGTTTGCTTCAATTTTGCCTCAATTATTTCGCTTGTTTGTTTATGGAGGAATCTTTAATCTCGGCGCTGGTGTTGGCTGCTGCCAT includes these proteins:
- the LOC6497592 gene encoding homeotic protein spalt-major; amino-acid sequence: MCSIFRNRINYRGTGATRSGSGERDRDRERERDRDRDRDRDRGRETLLAKELDADSNNNGTEPALEMDTVPDSEMADEQEQEQGQELVQNQDQDQDQELDNSNEALDLSVISSGGRGGALPGSGHVSLEALQHTKVAVAQFAASALAAGSVGGSGSQSQADLAMVQSTIFNVQRQHLMQLQLIQHLQSQLKRAEAAALGRRQSQSDEEDDHPDDQEPKKQPLNGLKVKEEEAETEMEMGELESEENSKKEEKREREVEPQESSKTDKEESKSKEQGEQAAGSDYHQPLMCDISSSLASSIITNHDPPPAPNEPNCLEMLQRRTEEVLDSASQSLHAAQLQEEYSEYASKEAQSRGEIFKHRCKYCGKIFGSYSALQIHLRSHTGERPFHCNVCGSKFTTKGNLKVHYQRHTQIFPPMLLPPGVGVAAPSQGEQFPVRLPFAPPGPLAPQEQQGQQDHQGHQQEVPEEMRAGGGQVEQALPQAEDLSRPVREREREREREREREREKPKEPEKISRSSPEITPEIKQPPPEIPKPEKDTSKGHPSRRNGSVRKRQASSAAGSPSQDERDRELAEQLQIAKLVRRSSSSSSTSRDQQPAAEYSLAQMERIIDKSWEDLIEIDKTSETSKLQQLVDNIENKLTDPNQCIFCQKVMSCRSSLQMHIRTHTGERPFRCKICGRAFATKGNLKAHMSIHKIKPPMRSQFKCPVCHQKFSNGIILQQHIRIHTMDDGSGGQGAPPPPSNVGEAERLGIEDQNSNKSLGTSDTLDFSTTISDHSGQRSESSQGGDFDEFMTMDSTDDSRDNSSAATATPHPGDRRSGGGGGPPHDGSDERSRSNPDLGGGRSESGELPAMDLSSPSSASGRIFGSGLSNGGGGPGVPGAGAGLPMLGMPMPPNLLLMAAAREEMHALGQAHAKFPLLPFGPLGFMGLHPPPNVCNLCFKMLPSLAALESHLQSEHAKETAPGHGHGHAPASTVAAAAAAAAALRPDASEAGSPYGAKLTLNPNLFAKKSSGDKQPQPESSGSDGGAPSIKEEPDQEQNVREEGASPAEGSGVGAGGGTANYPQDAVDAEQSLMKMQLHAHRFPASPLDFQQALMSAGPPSSSLDPPVNNKHFCHVCRRNFSSSSALQIHMRTHTGDKPFQCNVCQKAFTTKGNLKVHMGTHMWTNPTSRRGRRMSLELPMRPGPNSGAGHPGSTAEQEFMQRRPELFFPYLPPFFNGLPPKPGELSPGAFPSIPPPPFANGGKYPYPPGLLGFPGFLGQHPYAMERRSSSKSPTPEPVQSPSLREDEAAGGNIWHPLSRIKVESNQNEVMGHELEEPVPDQAETEAGAVGGGDTEETDDN